From the genome of Candidatus Eisenbacteria bacterium:
TCAGCGCGCCGAAGGCCACCGCTCCCGCGCGCTCGAGCGCCACGCGCCACTCCGAGAGACGCAGCGAGCGAACCAGCGCGCCCGGACGATCGGCGTCGGCATAGCCGCGCGCCACGCCGGCGATCCGGAACGGCAACGCGACGGCATTGTACGTCAAAAGGGTGAGAAGCGGGCACGCGAGGACGCGAAGATCGACCTCGTTGGCCACGGGAGGCTCGAACAGGAGGATGGCGAGCACGCCCACGAGCCCGGCGAGCGGGCGAAGCGTGAGCCAGAAGAGCGGATCCCCGAGCGCCGCGAGCGGACTCGCGAGGGATCGCTTTCTCGCGTCGATCTCCTCGTCCGGGATCGGCTCCCCCGCGGCGCGGCGCTCCTCGAGCCGGACCGCGGCCCCGAGGGCGAATCCGGCGAGCACGGGATGCGTGGCGAAGTAGGCCAGGTGGCGGGTCATCGCGCTCGCGAGCGCCTCCCGGTCGGGATAGAGGCGTCGGAGCGCCGGGAGC
Proteins encoded in this window:
- a CDS encoding PTS system mannose/fructose/sorbose family transporter subunit IID; the protein is MSEPLRASDLARTTTSSLHLQALLTPERMQGPGFAFAMLPALRRLYPDREALASAMTRHLAYFATHPVLAGFALGAAVRLEERRAAGEPIPDEEIDARKRSLASPLAALGDPLFWLTLRPLAGLVGVLAILLFEPPVANEVDLRVLACPLLTLLTYNAVALPFRIAGVARGYADADRPGALVRSLRLSEWRVALERAGAVAFGALIALTMTLLDIGSGGWGDHSGARAAALAPLVLGGVVGLVGLSRWPGRCVETALAALAAAAVLAAIL